In Deinococcus seoulensis, the following are encoded in one genomic region:
- the icd gene encoding NADP-dependent isocitrate dehydrogenase has protein sequence MDNHIKVPTQGEKITMQDGKLSVPNHPIIPFVEGDGTGPDIWKASVRVLDAAVEIAYGGEKKIEWMEVYAGEKSLEVYGANEWLPQGTLDAFREYLFGIKGPLTTPVGTGIRSINVALRQELDLYACVRPVQYFKGVPSPVKRPEDVDMVIFRENTEDIYAGIEYKAGTPEADKVRGFLTREMGVTKIRFPDTSSFGIKPVSREGTERLVRAAIQFAIDNGRKSVAIVHKGNIMKFTEGGFRDWGYELAKREFGAVEIDGGPWCQLPNGIVIKDVIADNFLQQILLRPTDYDVIATLNLNGDYVSDALAAQVGGIGIAPGANINYVTGHAIFEATHGTAPKYAGKDVINPSSVILSGEMMLRYMGWTEAADLILKGLDDTIQQRVVTYDFARNMEGATEVKTSQFGDKIIENMKARKA, from the coding sequence ATGGATAACCACATCAAGGTGCCCACGCAGGGCGAGAAGATCACGATGCAAGACGGCAAGCTCAGCGTGCCGAACCACCCCATCATTCCCTTCGTCGAGGGCGACGGCACCGGCCCCGACATCTGGAAAGCCAGCGTGCGCGTCCTCGACGCCGCCGTCGAGATCGCCTACGGCGGTGAGAAGAAGATCGAGTGGATGGAAGTCTACGCCGGTGAGAAGAGCCTCGAAGTGTACGGCGCCAACGAGTGGCTGCCCCAGGGCACCCTGGACGCCTTCCGCGAGTACCTGTTCGGCATCAAGGGCCCGCTGACCACCCCGGTCGGCACGGGCATCCGCTCCATCAACGTCGCGCTGCGCCAGGAACTCGACCTGTACGCCTGCGTGCGCCCCGTCCAGTACTTCAAGGGCGTGCCCAGCCCCGTCAAGCGCCCCGAAGACGTGGACATGGTCATCTTCCGCGAGAACACCGAGGACATCTACGCCGGCATCGAGTACAAGGCCGGCACGCCCGAGGCCGACAAGGTCCGCGGCTTCCTGACCCGCGAGATGGGCGTCACCAAGATCCGCTTCCCCGACACCAGCTCGTTCGGCATCAAGCCCGTCAGCCGCGAAGGCACCGAGCGTCTCGTGCGCGCCGCCATCCAGTTCGCCATCGACAACGGCCGCAAGAGCGTCGCCATCGTCCACAAGGGCAACATCATGAAGTTCACGGAAGGCGGCTTCCGCGACTGGGGCTACGAACTCGCCAAACGTGAATTCGGCGCGGTCGAGATCGACGGCGGCCCCTGGTGCCAGCTCCCGAACGGCATCGTCATCAAGGACGTCATCGCCGACAACTTCCTCCAGCAGATCCTGCTGCGCCCCACCGACTACGACGTGATCGCCACGCTGAACCTGAACGGCGACTACGTCAGCGACGCGCTGGCCGCACAGGTCGGCGGGATCGGCATCGCCCCCGGCGCGAACATCAACTACGTGACCGGCCACGCCATCTTCGAAGCCACGCACGGTACCGCCCCCAAGTACGCCGGTAAGGACGTCATCAACCCCAGCTCCGTGATCCTCTCGGGCGAGATGATGCTGCGCTACATGGGCTGGACCGAGGCCGCCGACCTGATCCTGAAAGGCCTGGACGACACCATCCAGCAGCGCGTCGTCACGTACGACTTCGCCCGCAACATGGAAGGCGCCACCGAAGTCAAGACCAGCCAGTTCGGTGACAAGATCATCGAGAACATGAAAGCCCGCAAGGCATAA
- a CDS encoding carbohydrate ABC transporter permease yields MTSTQRRVSRRAQHKLGGTGAKVTARNTLIAYAFMLPFLILLVVYHTWPVIFGTYLAFTKYNIISPPQWVGLANFRELLADEQFWSGLTNSLKYILVVPVIQVIAILVALLVNRPLKGIGFFRTAYYVPVVTSFAVVGLIWNWMYQQGGPVTAVLGFLGLPQNGSFLNNPATALYAVMFVTLWKGIGYYMVLYLAGLQGISPELEEAATIDGATRTQVFWNITLPGLRPTILVCSLMSTISAIKVFEEIYVMTQGGPAGSTYSALFYTYSRAFVDFQYGLAAAAGIIIAVISILFGLINFKLTRGGKVDA; encoded by the coding sequence ATGACTTCAACCCAGCGGCGTGTGTCACGCCGGGCACAGCACAAGTTGGGTGGAACGGGCGCCAAGGTCACGGCCCGCAACACCCTGATCGCCTACGCCTTCATGCTTCCGTTCCTGATCCTGCTGGTCGTGTACCACACGTGGCCCGTGATTTTCGGTACGTACCTGGCGTTCACGAAGTACAACATCATCTCGCCGCCGCAGTGGGTGGGCCTGGCGAACTTCCGGGAACTGCTGGCCGACGAGCAGTTCTGGTCGGGGCTGACCAACAGCCTGAAGTACATCCTGGTCGTGCCGGTCATTCAGGTGATCGCGATTCTGGTGGCGCTGCTGGTGAACCGGCCCCTGAAAGGCATCGGGTTTTTCCGCACGGCGTACTACGTGCCGGTCGTGACGAGCTTCGCGGTAGTGGGCCTCATCTGGAACTGGATGTACCAGCAGGGCGGGCCGGTCACGGCCGTCCTGGGATTCCTGGGCCTGCCGCAGAACGGCAGTTTCCTGAACAACCCGGCCACGGCGCTGTACGCGGTGATGTTCGTGACGCTCTGGAAGGGCATCGGGTACTACATGGTGCTGTACCTCGCGGGATTGCAGGGCATCAGCCCGGAGCTGGAGGAAGCGGCCACCATCGACGGCGCGACCCGCACGCAGGTGTTCTGGAACATCACGCTGCCGGGGCTGCGGCCCACGATTCTGGTGTGCAGCCTGATGTCCACCATCAGCGCCATCAAGGTGTTCGAGGAGATCTACGTGATGACGCAGGGCGGCCCGGCCGGCAGTACGTACTCGGCGCTGTTCTACACGTACTCGCGGGCGTTCGTGGACTTCCAGTACGGGCTGGCGGCCGCGGCCGGGATCATCATCGCGGTCATCAGCATCCTGTTCGGCCTGATCAACTTCAAACTGACGCGCGGAGGGAAAGTCGATGCCTGA